The Deltaproteobacteria bacterium genome includes the window GAATCCTGGCCTTTCTTTACGGTCGCAAGGAACAAGTTGTTATCCACAAGGATCCGGGCATTCTCCGTTCCCTGCACACAGTGGGGCGGCCAAAGAACCTGGGTCCGCCCTTCGATTTGGATGACCTCGAAAGGCTTTTTCCCATCATGATTGGTGAAAAACGAGACATGGTCTCCAGGATGCCAGTCCTGGGTGCCGAAGATCAAAAAGCCCTCTTTTTTGAGAGACTTGGTGGTATCTTCAACCTTATTGACAAAGGGTTCATCGGCACCATTTACAGCGAGAGCCCCTTTTTTCCAGGTCGTAAAATCACCCTGAACATCGACGACAATTACTCCAATATGGCCTTCAGCACCGCAATCAATGCAGGCCATAGGGAAAGGTTTTGACATAAAAAGCCCACAAAGAGACAAAACAATAGAAAGACATATACTTCGTTTCATTGCTATACCTCCTTTTACAAATAGTACATTTATTGAGAATGCAATACTTCCTCTTTTTATCTTATATCTTATAAAACTCTAATAGCCTTATTTTGACCGATGAAAGGTTTTCTGGCCCGGTCAGGTTCACTTAAAACTCTATCCGGGCCAGGATTATAAGTTTATATCCAGCGGGATACCACAGTCTTCTCGTCCATGAAAAAACGCATGGAGGCCATCCGGGACTTGGCGGATCCTACATACGAATCTCGCCGGGAACCAAGGGGGAAGAAGGCGTAGGGCTGAGCTACGCCCAAATTCACCGCAACATTGCCCACATTAGCCTC containing:
- the pncA gene encoding bifunctional nicotinamidase/pyrazinamidase, whose amino-acid sequence is MACIDCGAEGHIGVIVVDVQGDFTTWKKGALAVNGADEPFVNKVEDTTKSLKKEGFLIFGTQDWHPGDHVSFFTNHDGKKPFEVIQIEGRTQVLWPPHCVQGTENARILVDNNLFLATVKKGQDSRFDSYSGFQDDGGAKTEMDKILKRNMVKKVVVYGIATDYCVKATAIDAARAGYKVIVVEDLCRGVAPETSQKALEEMKAEGIAVLKTLDLKKVKEL